In Pyrus communis chromosome 1, drPyrComm1.1, whole genome shotgun sequence, the following are encoded in one genomic region:
- the LOC137718776 gene encoding pentatricopeptide repeat-containing protein At4g32430, mitochondrial yields the protein MITRQLNFKALHRIPNQRFPTCSNFHSFKHEHQLFDQNRQPNAAASVNHAMLNNLHRNLPRRALGVFREQFQLCSSQNIDEVTLTLAVKACQGDLKPGCQIHGFAVSSGFASYVTVLNSLMSMYTKAGEFDSALFIFERMCFKDIVSWNTILSGFRSSEGALSFALRMNLNGVVFDPVTYTTVLSFCAEHEDFLFGWQLHSLIFKSGLDCEVFVGNALISMYSRQRHLIEARSVFDEMRNKDLVSWNAILSGYSQEGNHGLEAVLAFIEMMREGVELDHVSFTSAVSACGHEQSLGLGKQIHGVTIKSGYGKHVSVCNVLISTYSKCEDTEDAKLVFQYTNDRNVVSWTTMISIDEEDAISLFNEMRLDGVYPNDVTYVGLIHAVTIGKQVEEGRMIHGFCIKTGFLSKDNVCNSFITMYAKFESMQDSIKVFEELECREIISWNALISGYAQNRLCQDALKTFLVATMEATPNNYTFGSVLSAIGDAHDISLKYGQRCHSFLIKLGSVTDPIIAGALLDMYAKRGSISESERVFSETPHKSQFAWTAIISAYAAHGDCDSVIELFEEMVREGVKPDSITFLSVLAACSRKGMVETGRHLFHSMIKEYQIEPSPQHYSSMVDMLGRAGKLEEAEELISQMPGQPGFSLLQSLLGACRIHGNVEMGERVSSALMGLEPTESGAYVQMSNLYAEKGDWEMVAKVRKGMRDRGVRKEVGFSWVDTGGGDAADGSLSLHPFSSGDTSHPLSEEIWRMAKCLGLEMKVLRENVWEMNSLTVRALNMYM from the coding sequence ATGATTACCCGCCAACTGAATTTCAAAGCCCTCCATCGAATACCTAACCAACGGTTTCCGACATGCTCTAACTTCCACTCATTCAAACATGAGCACCAACTGTTCGACCAAAATCGCCAACCAAACGCAGCAGCATCGGTTAACCACGCTATGCTCAACAACTTACACAGAAACCTTCCACGTCGAGCCCTCGGCGTCTTCAGAGAGCAGTTTCAGTTATGTTCGTCACAGAATATCGATGAAGTTACCCTTACCCTTGCTGTCAAGGCTTGTCAAGGGGACCTCAAACCCGGGTGCCAAATTCACGGGTTTGCGGTTTCTTCTGGGTTTGCTTCTTATGTTACGGTTTTGAATTCCTTGATGAGTATGTACACTAAAGCTGGAGAGTTTGATAGTGCGTTATTTATCTTTGAGAGGATGTGTTTTAAGGATATAGTTTCTTGGAATACAATTCTTTCGGGGTTCAGGTCGAGTGAGGGTGCATTGAGTTTTGCTCTTAGGATGAACTTGAATGGAGTTGTTTTTGATCCGGTGACTTATACAACCGTACTTTCCTTTTGTGCGGAGCATGAGGACTTTCTGTTTGGATGGCAGCTTCATTCTCTCATATTTAAGTCTGGTTTGGATTGTGAAGTTTTTGTTGGGAATGCACTCATAAGTATGTATTCAAGGCAGAGACATCTAATAGAAGCTAGGAgcgtgtttgatgaaatgcggAATAAGGATCTGGTTTCATGGAATGCAATACTATCAGGTTATTCGCAAGAAGGAAATCACGGGCTTGAAGCGGTTTTGGCCTTTATTGAGATGATGAGAGAAGGGGTGGAGTTAGATCATGTCTCATTTACTAGTGCTGTTTCAGCTTGCGGTCATGAACAGAGTTTAGGACTCGGGAAACAGATACATGGCGTGACTATAAAATCAGGATACGGAAAGCATGTTTCAGTTTGTAATGTATTGATCTCGACATATTCAAAGTGTGAGGATACTGAAGATGCAAAATTGGTGTTTCAGTACACAAACGATCGCAATGTAGTTTCTTGGACGACTATGATTTCTATAGACGAAGAAGATGCCATCTCTCTGTTTAATGAAATGAGACTGGATGGAGTATATCCAAATGATGTTACATATGTTGGGCTAATCCATGCTGTAACGATTGGGAAGCAGGTGGAAGAAGGCCGAATGATTCACGGATTTTGCATAAAGACTGGATTTTTGTCTAAGGATAATGTTTGCAACAGCTTTATCACAATGTATGCTAAGTTTGAGTCCATGCAGGACTCCATCAAAGTTTTCGAGGAGTTGGAATGCAGAGAAATCATATCGTGGAACGCTTTGATTTCAGGGTATGCTCAGAACCGGCTGTGCCAGGATGCTCTCAAAACATTCTTGGTAGCAACTATGGAGGCGACGCCAAACAATTACACATTTGGCAGTGTCTTGAGCGCAATCGGCGATGCTCACGATATATCTCTGAAGTATGGCCAACGATGCCACTCATTTTTAATCAAACTTGGATCAGTCACTGACCCGATCATCGCAGGTGCTCTTCTTGACATGTATGCAAAGCGAGGAAGTATTAGTGAGTCCGAAAGAGTTTTCAGCGAAACGCCTCACAAAAGTCAGTTTGCTTGGACTGCAATAATATCTGCATATGCTGCGCATGGAGACTGTGACTCAGTAATAGAATTGTTCGAGGAGATGGTAAGAGAAGGGGTGAAACCCGATTCAATCACGTTTCTTTCTGTACTAGCTGCCTGCAGCAGAAAGGGAATGGTTGAGACCGGGCGTCATCTCTTTCACTCAATGATCAAAGAGTATCAGATTGAGCCATCTCCTCAGCATTATTCAAGCATGGTGGACATGTTGGGGCGGGCAGGGAAACTGGAGGAAGCGGAGGAGTTGATCAGTCAGATGCCAGGACAGCCAGGGTTTTCACTGCTGCAAAGCCTGCTCGGGGCATGCAGGATACACGGGAATGTGGAGATGGGTGAGAGAGTATCCAGCGCGCTGATGGGATTGGAACCGACGGAGTCAGGTGCTTACGTGCAGATGTCAAACTTGTATGCTGAGAAAGGGGACTGGGAAATGGTGGCGAAAGTACGGAAAGGGATGAGAGATAGGGGAGTGAGAAAGGAAGTTGGGTTTAGCTGGGTGGACACTGGTGGTGGTGATGCTGCTGATGGTTCCTTGTCTTTGCATCCGTTTTCATCGGGCGATACGTCTCACCCGCTTTCCGAAGAGATTTGGAGAATGGCGAAATGCTTAGGATTGGAGATGAAAGTTTTGAGGGAGAATGTGTGGGAGATGAACTCACTGACTGTGAGGGCTTTGAATATGTACATGTGA
- the LOC137735793 gene encoding uncharacterized protein, with protein sequence MTGEAVNPKAYPLADAQLTITILDLVQQAANYKQLKKGANEATKTLNRGISEFIVMAADTEPLEILLHLPLLAEDKNVPYVFVPSKQALGRACGVTRPVIAASVTTNEGSQLKSQIQQLKDAIEKLLI encoded by the exons ATG ACCGGAGAGGCAGTGAACCCGAAGGCGTACCCGTTGGCCGACGCGCAGCTGACGATCACCATACTCGACCTGGTTCAGCAAGCTGCTAACTACAAGCAGCTCAAAAAGGGCGCGAATGAAG CAACTAAAACCTTGAACAGGGGTATTTCGGAGTTTATAGTGATGGCGGCGGATACTGAGCCTCTGGAGATTCTTCTTCACCTTCCCCTGTTGGCTGAGGATAAG AATGTGCCCTATGTGTTTGTTCCTTCGAAGCAAGCACTTGGACGAGCATGCGGTGTCACAAGACCTGTCATTGCCGCCTCTGTGACAACAAACGAGGGAAGTCAATTGAAGTCACAAATACAACAACTCAAG GATGCCATCGAGAAGCTCCTTATCTAA
- the LOC137743059 gene encoding uncharacterized protein — MPWGVFVMLFRNQKQWGWFGETLDSIKSIQIRQALSQALTIGLIVTSALIIWKGLICMTGSESPVVVVLSESMEPGFARGDILFLRMSKDPIRAGEIVVFNVDGRDIRIVHRVIKVHEQKDTGEVYVLTKGDNNDDDDRSLYARGRRWLHRRHSMGRAVGFLPDVGWVTIIMTEKPIIKYILIGALGLLVITSKD, encoded by the exons ATGCCGTGGGGTGTGTTTGTAATG TTGTTCAGAAATCAGAAGCAATGGGGGTGGTTCGGGGAGACCCTGGACTCCATCAAGTCCATTCAGATCAGACAAGCTCTCTCCCAAGCCCTCACTATCG GCTTGATTGTGACGTCGGCATTGATTATTTGGAAGGGGTTGATATGTATGACTGGGAGTGAATCGCCTGTGGTGGTTGTACTATCTGAAAGCATGGAGCCTGGCTTTGCAAGG GGTGACATTTTGTTCTTGCGTATGAGCAAGGATCCCATTCGGGCAGGAGAAATCGTGGTGTTTAATGTGGAT GGACGTGATATTCGAATTGTTCATCGAGTAATTAAG GTTCATGAGCAGAAAGATACCGGAGAAGTATATGTCCTCACAAAAG GAGACAATAACGATGACGATGACAGAAGCCTGTATGCTCGGGGCCGGCGATGGTTGCACAGACGCCATAGCATGGGGAGAGCTGTTGG GTTTTTGCCTGATGTTGGCTGGGTGACAATTATCATGACAGAAAAACCAATAATCAAG TACATTCTCATAGGGGCGCTGGGATTGCTGGTCATAACCTCCAAGGATTAG
- the LOC137735125 gene encoding chaperone protein dnaJ 49-like — translation MDGNKDDALKCFRIGKDALESGDRSRAVKFLTKARRLDPALPIDDLLSSIDGNSNPQSGSDAGGSANGPSGLGSAKPFDQPSLRQRATATGSSSSKPSAGVSYTEEQIAMVRQLKKKKDYYEILGVERSCTVEDVRKAYRKLSLKVHPDKNKAPGAEEAFKSVSKAFQCLSNQESRKKYDVMGSDEPVYERRATNHGAHGFNGFNGFYDADVDAEEIFRNFFGGMAPATQFRGFSFGHNGMGQRGGDHGSGGSHIRTLIQLLPVLLILLLNFMPSSEPIHALSRSYPYEYRFTTEKGVNFYVKSTKFEQEFPPGTSERVNLEHQVEREYFNILSQNCRLEMQRRQWGFIRETPHCDMLQQFQNAA, via the coding sequence ATGGACGGAAACAAAGACGACGCGTTGAAATGCTTCAGGATTGGGAAAGATGCTTTAGAATCTGGGGATCGAAGCCGTGCCGTAAAATTCCTCACGAAAGCTCGCCGTCTCGATCCGGCGCTGCCCATCGACGATCTCTTATCGTCGATTGACGGCAATTCCAATCCTCAATCGGGTTCGGATGCTGGTGGGTCCGCCAATGGGCCATCTGGGTTGGGTTCAGCTAAGCCGTTCGACCAACCATCGCTTCGCCAGAGGGCTACGGCAACTGGGTCGTCGTCATCGAAACCGTCGGCTGGTGTGTCGTACACGGAGGAGCAGATTGCGATGGTGAGAcaactgaagaagaagaaggattaCTATGAGATTTTGGGGGTGGAAAGGAGTTGCACTGTTGAAGATGTTCGAAAGGCTTATCGAAAACTGTCATTGAAGGTTCATCCCGATAAGAACAAGGCACCGGGAGCTGAGGAAGCGTTTAAGTCCGTTTCAAAGGCGTTTCAGTGTCTCAGCAATCAAGAGAGCAGAAAAAAATATGATGTTATGGGCTCGGATGAGCCGGTGTATGAGAGACGTGCTACCAACCATGGAGCGCATGGATTTAATGGATTTAATGGCTTCTATGATGCGGATGTCGATGCTGAGGAGATCTTTAGAAATTTCTTTGGAGGAATGGCTCCGGCAACCCAGTTCCGGGGATTCAGTTTTGGGCACAATGGAATGGGGCAGAGGGGCGGTGATCATGGCTCTGGTGGTTCCCATATTCGGACTCTAATTCAGTTGCTGCCTGTGTTGCTTATTCTGCTTCTCAACTTCATGCCGTCCTCTGAGCCTATACATGCCCTTTCGAGGTCCTATCCCTACGAATACCGCTTTACTACGGAGAAGGGTGTGAATTTTTATGTCAAGTCGACCAAGTTTGAGCAAGAGTTCCCACCAGGTACCTCGGAGCGTGTCAATCTAGAACACCAGGTTGAGAGAGAATACTTCAACATTCTTTCCCAGAATTGTCGGCTTGAGATGCAGCGCCGCCAGTGGGGATTCATTCGCGAAACACCACATTGTGACATGCTGCAGCAGTTTCAGAATGCAGCTTAA
- the LOC137743557 gene encoding ribosome biogenesis regulatory protein homolog: METPQQQIQVDLGNLMAFDPHHSFPSIPSSREELVKECITKGTELVQAIANSLFNLPSTEDIDGPIVQLPRPETKLPRQKHLPVPKPPTKWETFAKTKGIKNRKRDKIAYDEPTETWKRRFGYDRANDENSVPIIEAKENDVPGEDPFAKRREDKKKRVEKQDKNRLQNLKQAAKVGALPSHVQLAATRLPITGTQSAAKKFSKDELGNVAGIAATATASGGKFDKKLPGEKPPKHKGKFRKFLPVVEGKGKQSQEKEQTDKVLNKLISKNSHEIFNVDKAVNMYNVKKDKKRKNKPGMSSSTLKPKKNIQKKPLKKGSSSKGKGK; this comes from the exons ATGGAGACCCCGCAGCAGCAGATTCAAGTCGATCTGGGTAATCTCATGGCCTTCGACCCTCATCACAGCTTCCCCTCCATCCCCTCCTCCAg GGAGGAATTAGTGAAGGAATGTATAACGAAAGGGACCGAGTTGGTTCAAGCTATTGCGAATAGCCTTTTCAACTTACCTTCAACTGAGGACATAGACGGTCCCATTGTGCAGTTGCCGCGTCCCGAAACTAAACTGCCTAGACAGAAGCAT CTGCCAGTGCCTAAACCTCCAACAAAATGGGAAACTTTTGCCAAAACAAAAG GTATCAAGAACCGTAAAAGAGACAAGATTGCATATGATGAGCCAACTGAAACTTGGAAACGTCGCTTTGGATATGATCGTGCAAATGATGAGAATAGTGTACCTATCATTGAGGCGAAGGAGAATGATG TGCCAGGGGAGGATCCTTTTGCTAAAAGGCGAGAGGATAAGaagaaaagagttgaaaagCAAGATAAGAATAGGTTGCAGAACTTGAAGCAAGCTGCGAAAGTCGGTGCTTTACCAAG CCATGTTCAGCTAGCTGCCACACGGTTGCCCATAACGGGAACCCAGTCTGCAGCCAAGAAGTTTTCTAAAGATGAACTGGGTAATGTAGCTGGAATAGCAGCAACCGCAACGGCCAGCGGTGGTAAGTTTGACAAGAAATTGCCTGGTGAAAAGCCTCCTAAACATAAAGGAAAGTTCCGCAAG TTTTTGCCGGTTgtagaaggaaaaggaaaacaatCACAAGAGAAGGAGCAAACAGATAAAGTACTGAACAAGCTAATCTCTAAGAATTCCCATGAGATATTTAACGTCGACAAG GCTGTTAACATGTACAATGTCAAGAAGGACAAGAAGCGAAAGAACAAGCCGGGGATGTCCTCAAGCACGTTAAAACCGAAGAAGAACATCCAGAAGAAGCCATTAAAGAAGGGATCTTCATCGAAAGGAAAGGGAAAGTGA
- the LOC137729320 gene encoding adenine nucleotide transporter BT1, chloroplastic/mitochondrial-like, protein MGGRRLQGTGNTNDDVVFSCSSGIRIRRSPLNNPSQSGGLFASVQVARGFGITPSPQNSIDQTTKLLSSTYMTYMSTPGSGFRIGRVDELVEAEALLEVAEAEELLKIQKINGNGGGLRLKIKVGNASLRRLLSGAVAGVVSRTAVAPLETIRTHLMVGGSRHSSTSQVFHSIMEADGWQGLFRGTLVNVIRVAPCKAIELFAYDTVKKHLTRPGEELKIPIPASSIAGAVAGFSSTLCTYPLELLKTRLTIQRGVYNNFFDAVSKIVQREGPAGLYRGLTPSLIGVIPYAAANYFAYDALSKAYKKAFEKEEIGNITTLLIGSAAAAISSGATFPLEVARKRMQVGALSGRQYKHILDALSSILASEGISGLYKGLGPSYMKLVPAAGISFMCYEACKRILTENEEEI, encoded by the exons ATGGGTGGAAGAAGATTGCAGGGTACTGGAAATACAAACGACGATGTAGTATTCTCTTGTTCTTCCGGGATTAGAATCCGACGCAGTCCTCTAAATAATCCTTCGCAGTCCGGTGGACTATTTGCCAGCGTTCAAGTTGCAAGAGGATTTGGTATCACACCGAGTCCTCAGAACTCCATAGACCAAACCACAAAGCTTCTAAGCTCCACGTACATGACATACATGTCGACGCCGGGTTCCGGGTTTCGGATTGGCAGGGTTGATGAGTTGGTGGAGGCAGAGGCATTGCTCGAGGTTGCAGAAGCAGAAGAGCTGTTGAAGATTCAGAAAATTAATGGTAATGGTGGGGGtttgagattgaaaataaagGTTGGGAATGCTTCGCTGAGGCGGCTGCTGAGCGGAGCAGTGGCGGGAGTGGTGTCGCGGACGGCGGTTGCTCCGTTGGAGACGATACGGACGCATTTGATGGTGGGGGGCAGTCGCCACTCCAGTACTTCTCAAGTGTTTCATTCTATCATGGAAGCTGATGGATGGCAGGGCTTGTTTAGGGGTACTTTGGTCAATGTCATCAGGGTTGCTCCATGCAAGGCTATTGAG TTATTTGCTTATGACACGGTGAAGAAGCACTTAACTCGACCTGGTGAAGAGCTGAAAATCCCTATCCCCGCTTCATCAATCGCAGGCGCTGTTGCCGGATTCAGCTCAACCTTGTGTACATACCCTCTAGAGTTGTTAAAAACACGATTAACCATCCAG AGAGGAGTGTACAATAACTTTTTCGACGCAGTATCAAAAATTGTCCAACGGGAGGGACCTGCAGGGCTATACAGGGGCCTCACCCCGAGTTTAATTGGCGTAATTCCATACGCTGCCGCCAACTATTTTGCTTATGACGCCCTCTCAAAAGCTTACAAGAAAGCTTTCGAAAAGGAGGAAATCGGAAACATAACGACTCTCCTGATCGGATCAGCAGCTGCTGCAATTTCGAGCGGTGCAACTTTCCCGCTTGAGGTGGCTCGGAAGAGAATGCAGGTTGGGGCTCTCAGTGGGAGGCAGTACAAGCACATACTTGACGCTCTTTCGAGCATACTTGCAAGTGAAGGAATCAGTGGCCTGTACAAAGGGTTAGGGCCGAGCTACATGAAATTGGTCCCAGCTGCTGGGATTTCCTTCATGTGCTACGAAGCATGCAAACGAATACTGACTGAGAACGAGGAAGAAATCTAA
- the LOC137720111 gene encoding DEAD-box ATP-dependent RNA helicase 52C-like yields the protein MAGRDLMACAQTGSGKTAAFCFPIINGVLKNGVEWSPARAGDRAVCPTALILSPTRELAGQIHDEAKKFGYQSGVKIVVAYGGAPISQQLRMLERGCDILVATPGRLVDMIERSRVSLRNVKYLALDEADRMLDMGFEPQIRRIVEQMDMPCSGARQTLLFSATFPDEIQRLAADFLLNYIFLAVGRVGSSTGLITQKVELIEDVDKRSHLMKLLHSHQAHGAHGRVALTLVFVETKRSADSLENWLRVNCFPAIAIHGDKVQKEREQALRSFKCGKTPVLVATDVASRGLDIPHVSHVINFDLPKSIDDYVHRIGRTGRAGNSGLATAFFNAKNQPLAKGLMELMQESNQEVPSWLSEYAEGESQTYSIGGSRNNRSGGSKFGGYDFRGDSQYAHDSYYGPSRYGYGDYSAGTSAATYNDAAVPNGYGSYEIIVADGWD from the exons ATGGCTGGCCGCGACTTGATGGCCTGTGCTCAGACCGGGTCCGGCAAGACGGCTGCGTTTTGCTTCCCCATCATCAATGGGGTCTTAAAGAATGGCGTCGAGTGGTCGCCGGCTCGCGCCGGGGATCGTGCTGTGTGCCCTACCGCCCTCATTTTGTCTCCGACGAGAGAGCTGGCTGGTCAG ATTCATGATGAAGCTAAGAAGTTTGGTTATCAGAGTGGGGTGAAGATTGTTGTTGCTTATGGTGGAGCTCCAATTTCTCAGCAG TTGCGTATGCTGGAGAGAGGCTGTGATATTCTTGTTGCAACTCCTGGGCGCTTAGTGGACATGATTGAGAGGTCGCGAGTTTCGCTGAGAAATGTCAAATATTTGGCATTAGATGAGGCTGATAGGATGTTGGACATGGGTTTTGAGCCTCAGATAAGGAGGATTGTTGAACAAATGGACATGCCTTGCTCTGGTGCAAGACAAACGTTGCTTTTCAGTGCTACATTTCCAGATGAAATACAG AGGCTTGCTGCAGATTTTCTGTTAAACTACATATTTCTCGCTGTTGGAAGAGTTGGATCAAGCACAGGTCTCATCACACAAAAAGTTGAACTCATTGAGGATGTGGACAAAAGAAGCCATTTGATGAAGCTTCTTCATAGCCACCAGGCTCATGGAGCTCATGGAAGG GTTGCTTTAACCTTGGTGTTTGTGGAGACCAAGAGAAGCGCAGATTCTTTAGAAAACTGGTTACGCGTGAATTGTTTTCCAGCTATAGCAATACATGGTGACAAAGTGCAAAAG GAGAGGGAGCAAGCATTGAGATCGTTCAAGTGTGGCAAAACTCCAGTATTGGTTGCAACTGATGTCGCTTCGCGAGGGCTAGACATCCCCCATGTTTCCCATGTCATCAACTTTGACCTGCCAAAAAGCATAGATGACTACGTTCACAGGATTGGACGAACAGGGCGTGCTGGAAATTCTGGTCTTGCAACTGCTTTCTTCAATGCCAAGAACCAGCCACTTGCAAAGGGACTCATGGAGCTGATGCAGGAATCAAACCAGGAGGTTCCAAGCTGGCTGAGCGAATATGCTGAGGGCGAATCACAGACTTATAGCATTGGTGGCAGTCGGAACAATAGGTCTGGTGGCAGTAAGTTTGGTGGCTATGACTTTCGTGGGGACTCCCAATATGCGCATGACAGTTATTATGGTCCAAGCAGATATGGCTATGGAGATTATTCCGCTGGCACGTCTGCTGCTACCTACAATGATGCTGCTGTTCCAAACGGCTACGGAAGCTATGAAATTATTGTTGCGGATGGGTGGGATTAG
- the LOC137743139 gene encoding DEAD-box ATP-dependent RNA helicase 52C-like, with amino-acid sequence MTMPCSDSLTESKRNPTRKPFNCYVAPHLRNTGGGSYGYGYVPPIESTQYGFRQSYTGRPGKQADRNGRGRGGGGRGGGHFWAQPPPNPFDNVSEKFDQLKVTEEESGGNGGINSEAYEDIPVEASGEDIPPPVDTATLFR; translated from the exons ATGACAATGCCTTGTTCCGATTCCTTAACCGAGTCAAAACGGAACCCGACTCGCAAGCCCTTTAACTGCTACGTAGCTCCGCACCTCCGAAACACTGGCGGCGGCTCGTATGGTTACGGTTACGTGCCCCCAATCGAGTCCACCCAGTACGGCTTTAGGCAAAGCTACACTGGCCGTCCCGGAAAGCAAGCCGACCGGAACGGTCGGGGTCGCGGCGGCGGAGGACGAGGTGGCGGTCACTTTTGGGCACAACCGCCCCCAAACCCGTTTGATAATGTCTCTGAGAAATTTGATCAGCTCAAAGTCACTGAGGAAGAAAGCGGTGGCAATGGCGGTATCAATTCCGAAGCCTACGAAGACATCCCAGTGGAGGCGAGCGGCGAGGACATTCCGCCGCCCGTGGACAC CGCCACGCTATTCCGATAG
- the LOC137707992 gene encoding uncharacterized protein — protein MQRQLLKKLRLKPPNGLTQFNQRREMHSRNKKAMELIAKGWSALKEVDRVIDYCELNDRRLIPLLRAAKENFELALEADNSNTHARYWLSKLHLKYHVPGACKAIGAALLVEAADMGDPDAQYELGCRLRVDNEYVQSDQQAFHYIEKAVDQLHPGALYLLGSVYLTGDCVKKDMASALWCFYRASDKGHAAAAIAFGSLLLRGAEIPESVTKFASKRGPLARKESITDPIEMARERFQIAAKAGCDLGLKWLERLEEEEKHLLTGSEMAEQT, from the exons ATGCAGAGGCAACTGCTGAAGAAGCTCAGACTGAAACCTCCCAATGGACTCACCCAATTCAACCAACGA AGAGAGATGCACAGCAGGAACAAGAAGGCGATGGAGTTGATAGCCAAAGGCTGGAGTGCCCTTAAGGAAGTCGACCGAGTCATCGATTACTGCGAGCTCAACGATCGCCGCCTCATCCCTCTCTTACgg GCAGCAAAGGAGAATTTTGAGTTGGCTTTGGAGGCTGACAATTCGAATACCCATGCCAGGTATTGGTTGTCCAAATTGCATTTGAAATACCATGTCCCGGGAGCCTGCAAAGCTAT AGGAGCTGCCTTGTTAGTTGAAGCAGCGGATATGGGTGATCCGGATGCACAGTACGAACTCGGTTGTCGTCTTAGAGTTGAT AATGAATACGTCCAGTCAGATCAGCAAGCTTTCCATTATATAGAGAAGGCTGTTGACCAG TTGCATCCAGGTGCTCTTTACCTTCTGGGTTCTGTGTATCTGACGGGAGACTGCGTGAAAAAAGATATGGCTTCCGCGTTATGGTGTTTCTATAGGGCATCAGATAAG GGACATGCTGCTGCAGCTATAGCATTTGGATCTCTTCTTCTTAGAG GTGCTGAAATCCCAGAATCTGTGACGAAGTTTGCTTCAAAGAGGGGTCCTTTGGCCAGAAAGGAAAGCATAACAGATCCCATAGAGATGGCAAGAGAACGATTCCAGATTGCTGCGAAAGCCGGGTGTGATCTAGGACTGAAATGGTTGGAAAGActtgaggaggaagagaagcaTCTATTGACTGGATCTGAAATGGCCGAACAAACTTAA